One window of Xanthomonas sp. 10-10 genomic DNA carries:
- a CDS encoding Fic family protein — translation MAQRITGHYVAGALAGSRYQAFVPDPLPAVPALDFAQAELVARKERADQALGRLDGITLMLPDPEVFLYQYIRKEALLSSQIEGTQSSLSDLLLFEMDAAPGVPVDDVEEVSNYVAALNHGLRRLRKDDFPLSLRLIREMHALLLQGGRGAGKQPGEFRRSQVWVGGASPALAHFVPPPPDALPDALSALEQFLHAPQGQMPPLVKAALAHVQFETIHPFSDGNGRLGRLLITLILCSEGVLREPSLYLSLYFKRRRADYYDRLNAVRLNGDWEGWLGFFLDGVAETAQQAVDTAQRLLALLARDRARIAALGQRAGNVGLVFEQFARRVVLAVPQVAPTLSLSAPTIRAAVRTLQELEIVNELTGQQRHRIFAYHAYLDILSEGAQPL, via the coding sequence ATGGCTCAGCGCATCACCGGACACTATGTTGCTGGCGCTCTCGCAGGGAGCCGTTACCAGGCATTCGTCCCTGATCCGTTGCCGGCAGTGCCGGCACTGGATTTCGCACAGGCTGAACTGGTGGCGCGCAAAGAGCGCGCCGACCAGGCACTAGGGCGACTGGACGGCATCACGCTGATGCTGCCGGACCCGGAAGTGTTTCTCTATCAGTACATCCGCAAGGAAGCCTTGCTGTCGTCCCAGATCGAAGGAACCCAGTCATCGCTCTCGGACCTGTTGCTGTTCGAGATGGATGCGGCACCGGGCGTGCCTGTCGACGATGTCGAAGAAGTGTCCAACTATGTCGCGGCCCTCAACCATGGTTTGCGGCGCCTGCGCAAGGACGATTTCCCGCTGTCGCTGCGTTTGATCCGCGAGATGCATGCGCTGTTGCTGCAGGGCGGGCGTGGAGCCGGCAAGCAGCCAGGTGAATTTCGCCGGAGCCAGGTGTGGGTAGGCGGGGCCTCGCCTGCACTTGCACACTTTGTTCCGCCACCGCCAGATGCATTGCCCGACGCGCTGTCGGCACTCGAACAGTTTCTGCATGCGCCGCAGGGGCAGATGCCGCCGTTGGTGAAGGCGGCGCTTGCCCATGTGCAGTTCGAAACCATCCATCCCTTCAGCGATGGCAATGGGCGCCTGGGACGGCTGTTGATTACCTTGATCCTGTGCAGCGAAGGCGTGCTGCGGGAGCCCAGCCTGTATCTGAGCCTGTATTTCAAGCGCCGTCGTGCCGATTACTACGATCGCCTCAATGCGGTGCGACTCAACGGTGATTGGGAAGGATGGCTGGGCTTCTTTCTGGATGGTGTGGCAGAGACCGCGCAACAAGCCGTCGACACCGCGCAGCGCCTGCTGGCACTGTTGGCACGTGATCGGGCCCGCATTGCCGCTTTGGGCCAGCGAGCAGGCAACGTCGGCCTGGTGTTTGAGCAGTTCGCGCGGCGCGTGGTGTTGGCGGTGCCGCAAGTGGCGCCCACCCTGTCATTGAGCGCGCCTACCATCCGTGCTGCGGTACGCACCCTGCAGGAGCTGGAAATCGTCAACGAACTCACCGGCCAGCAGCGGCATCGTATTTTTGCCTACCACGCCTATCTCGACATCCTCAGCGAAGGAGCGCAGCCGCTGTGA
- the oleD gene encoding 2-alkyl-3-oxoalkanoate reductase translates to MKILVTGGGGFLGQALCRGLRARGHEVVSFQRGDYPVLQTLGVGQIRGDLADPQAVRHAFAGIDAVFHNAAKAGAWGSYDSYHQANVVGTQNVLDACRANGVPRLIYTSTPSVTHRATNPVEGLGADEVPYGEDLRAAYAATKAIAERAVLAANDAQLATVALRPRLIWGPGDNHLLPRLAARARAGRLRMVGDGSNLVDSTYIDNAAQAHFDAFDHLAPGAACAGKAYFISNGEPLPMRELLNRLLAAVDAPAVTRSLSFKTAYTIGAICETMWPLLRLPGEVPLTRFLVEQLCTPHWYSMEPARRDFGYVPRISIEEGLQRLRSSSSNDIAITR, encoded by the coding sequence ATGAAGATTCTGGTGACCGGCGGTGGTGGATTTCTTGGCCAGGCGTTGTGCCGCGGCTTGCGCGCGCGCGGGCACGAGGTGGTGAGTTTTCAACGCGGCGATTACCCGGTGTTGCAGACGTTGGGCGTGGGCCAGATCCGTGGCGACCTGGCCGACCCGCAAGCGGTGCGGCATGCCTTCGCCGGCATCGATGCGGTCTTCCACAACGCCGCCAAGGCCGGTGCATGGGGCAGCTACGACAGCTATCACCAGGCCAATGTGGTGGGCACGCAGAACGTGCTCGACGCATGCCGCGCCAATGGCGTGCCGCGGCTGATCTACACCTCCACACCCAGCGTCACCCACCGCGCCACCAACCCGGTGGAGGGCCTGGGCGCCGATGAGGTGCCATATGGCGAAGACCTGCGCGCCGCGTATGCGGCGACCAAGGCGATCGCCGAGCGTGCGGTGCTGGCAGCCAACGATGCGCAGCTGGCCACGGTGGCATTGCGTCCGCGGCTGATCTGGGGGCCGGGCGACAATCATCTGTTGCCGCGGCTGGCGGCACGCGCGCGCGCCGGTCGCCTGCGCATGGTGGGCGATGGCAGCAACCTGGTGGACAGCACGTACATCGACAACGCCGCACAAGCGCATTTCGATGCGTTCGACCATCTTGCGCCGGGCGCTGCCTGCGCGGGCAAGGCGTACTTCATTTCCAACGGCGAACCGTTGCCGATGCGCGAGTTGCTCAATCGCCTGCTTGCGGCAGTGGACGCACCGGCGGTGACGCGTTCGCTGTCGTTCAAGACGGCGTACACAATCGGTGCAATCTGCGAGACCATGTGGCCACTGTTGCGTCTGCCTGGCGAAGTGCCGCTGACGCGTTTTCTGGTAGAACAGTTGTGCACGCCGCATTGGTACAGCATGGAACCTGCGCGTCGCGACTTCGGCTACGTGCCACGCATCAGTATCGAAGAAGGCCTGCAACGGCTGCGATCCTCATCTTCCAACGACATCGCCATCACTCGATAA
- a CDS encoding MFS transporter — protein MRMSTARRPPGTRALEALHFSVADVQDGLGPFLSVFLQSKGWSVAAIGTVMSVGGIAGMLATTPAGALVDATRRKRAVVVIGCLAILLATALIWLRPTASGVVAAQIASALAAAGIGPALTGITLGLVRARGFDHQLARNQVANHAGNMLAAVLAGWLGWRYGFGAIFALTAVFGVLALAAVLSIPATAIDHRAARGLAHADGADALSAWRVLLTSRPLALLAVTLGLFHLGNAAMLPLYGMAIVAAHAGDPSALTATTIVVAQATMVVVALLAMRWIRVHGHWWVLLLAFMALPLRALVAASVIHGWGVFPVQILDGLGAGLQSVVVPALVARLLHGTGRVNVGQGAVMTVQGIGAALSPAFGGWLAHAFGYRVAFLSLGAIALLAVALWAGCRGMLQAATGVQTAP, from the coding sequence ATGCGCATGAGCACCGCACGCCGACCGCCTGGCACGCGCGCGCTGGAAGCGCTGCATTTCAGCGTGGCCGATGTCCAGGACGGGCTGGGGCCATTTTTGAGTGTGTTTTTGCAGTCCAAGGGCTGGTCGGTGGCGGCGATCGGCACGGTGATGAGCGTGGGCGGGATTGCCGGCATGCTCGCCACCACGCCGGCAGGCGCATTGGTCGATGCCACCCGGCGCAAGCGCGCCGTGGTGGTGATCGGCTGTCTGGCGATCCTGCTCGCCACCGCGTTGATCTGGCTGCGCCCGACCGCTTCCGGGGTGGTCGCCGCACAGATCGCATCGGCGCTGGCTGCGGCGGGCATCGGCCCGGCGCTCACCGGCATCACGTTGGGCCTGGTGCGTGCGCGCGGGTTCGATCATCAACTGGCGCGCAACCAGGTCGCCAATCACGCCGGCAACATGCTGGCCGCAGTGCTGGCCGGCTGGTTGGGATGGCGCTACGGGTTTGGCGCGATCTTCGCGCTGACTGCGGTGTTCGGCGTGTTGGCGCTGGCGGCCGTGCTGTCGATTCCGGCAACCGCCATCGACCACCGCGCTGCACGCGGCCTGGCGCATGCCGATGGCGCAGACGCACTGAGTGCTTGGCGGGTATTGCTGACCAGCCGGCCATTGGCCTTGCTGGCGGTCACGCTGGGGCTGTTTCATCTGGGCAACGCGGCGATGCTGCCGTTGTACGGCATGGCGATCGTGGCCGCCCACGCCGGCGATCCGAGCGCGCTGACCGCCACCACCATCGTGGTCGCCCAGGCCACGATGGTGGTGGTCGCCTTGCTGGCGATGCGCTGGATCCGCGTGCACGGACATTGGTGGGTGTTGCTGCTGGCCTTCATGGCCTTGCCGTTGCGCGCGCTGGTGGCGGCCTCGGTGATCCACGGCTGGGGCGTGTTTCCGGTGCAGATCCTCGATGGGCTCGGCGCCGGCCTGCAAAGCGTGGTGGTCCCGGCATTGGTGGCGCGTTTGCTGCATGGCACCGGCCGGGTCAACGTCGGCCAGGGCGCGGTGATGACGGTGCAGGGGATTGGTGCGGCGCTCAGCCCGGCCTTCGGCGGCTGGCTCGCGCACGCCTTCGGCTACCGCGTCGCGTTCTTGAGCCTGGGCGCAATCGCCTTGCTGGCCGTTGCGTTATGGGCAGGGTGTCGCGGCATGTTGCAGGCAGCGACCGGCGTGCAGACCGCGCCGTAG
- a CDS encoding sigma-54 dependent transcriptional regulator: MACILIIDDDAAFLATLQATLRSLGHRVIAASNGAQGLAQLREGGIDLAFVDFRMPGMDGIEVLRARAGDAQAAQVPLVMLTAHVSSGNTIEAMTLGAFDHLVKPVGRADIVDVVERALLSRADAATAEPPIPLPEEDDALVGHSPAMRTVHKRIGLAAASELPVLITGETGTGKELAARALHRASARAEAAFVAVNCAAIPLELMESELFGHRKGAFSGATSDRIGLIREADGGTLFLDEIGDMPLPMQAKLLRFLQEGEVTPLGGRGAQKVDVRVLAATHRDLAAWVAAGQFRSDLRYRLNVVPIELPPLRERGQDIVLLAQYFLRTGPGGARTLSPAAQARVLAYPWPGNVRELRNVMQRSQVLVRGHSIEADDLDEALGELAPPQAMPAAAEMQLPEAVARLEKQMIQDALAHSGGNRAEAARRLGIHRQLLYRKLDDYGLQ; the protein is encoded by the coding sequence ATGGCGTGCATCCTGATCATCGACGACGACGCAGCGTTTCTTGCCACCTTGCAGGCGACGCTGCGCTCGCTCGGGCATCGCGTGATCGCCGCCAGCAACGGCGCGCAGGGCCTGGCGCAGTTGCGCGAAGGCGGTATCGACCTGGCCTTTGTGGACTTCCGCATGCCGGGCATGGATGGGATCGAGGTGCTGCGCGCGCGGGCAGGCGATGCGCAGGCGGCCCAGGTGCCGCTGGTGATGCTGACCGCCCATGTGTCCAGCGGCAACACCATCGAGGCGATGACGCTGGGTGCGTTCGACCACCTGGTCAAACCGGTGGGGCGTGCCGATATCGTCGATGTGGTGGAGCGCGCGTTGCTGAGCCGCGCCGATGCTGCGACCGCCGAGCCGCCGATCCCGCTGCCCGAGGAAGACGATGCGCTGGTCGGCCACAGCCCGGCGATGCGCACGGTGCACAAGCGCATCGGGCTGGCGGCCGCATCGGAGCTGCCGGTGCTGATCACTGGCGAGACCGGCACCGGCAAGGAGTTGGCCGCGCGCGCGTTGCATCGTGCCAGTGCGCGCGCGGAGGCGGCGTTCGTGGCGGTCAATTGCGCCGCGATTCCGCTGGAGTTGATGGAGAGCGAGTTGTTCGGCCATCGCAAGGGCGCCTTCTCCGGTGCGACCAGCGACCGGATCGGCCTGATCCGCGAGGCCGATGGCGGCACCTTGTTCCTGGACGAAATCGGCGACATGCCGCTGCCGATGCAGGCCAAGCTGCTGCGCTTCCTGCAGGAAGGCGAAGTGACGCCGCTGGGCGGCCGCGGTGCGCAGAAGGTGGACGTGCGCGTGCTGGCGGCCACCCATCGCGATCTGGCCGCGTGGGTGGCGGCCGGGCAGTTTCGCAGCGACCTGCGTTACCGCTTGAACGTGGTACCGATCGAACTGCCGCCGCTGCGCGAGCGCGGGCAGGACATCGTGCTGCTGGCCCAGTACTTCCTGCGGACCGGGCCAGGCGGTGCGCGCACGCTGTCGCCGGCCGCGCAGGCGCGTGTGCTGGCCTACCCCTGGCCGGGCAACGTGCGCGAGTTGCGCAACGTGATGCAGCGCAGCCAGGTGCTGGTGCGCGGGCACAGCATCGAGGCGGACGATCTGGACGAGGCGCTCGGCGAACTGGCGCCGCCGCAGGCGATGCCGGCCGCTGCGGAAATGCAGCTTCCCGAGGCGGTGGCGCGGCTGGAGAAACAGATGATCCAGGACGCGTTGGCGCATAGCGGCGGCAACCGTGCCGAGGCAGCGCGCCGGCTCGGCATTCATCGCCAACTGCTGTACCGCAAGCTCGACGACTATGGGTTGCAGTAG
- the oleC gene encoding olefin beta-lactone synthetase yields MTTLCNIAATLPQLARERPDQIAIRCPGRRAANGFAAYDVTLSYAELDARSDAIAAGLALHGIGRGARAVVMVRPSPEFFLLMFALFKAGAVPVLVDPGIDKRALKQCLDEAQPQAFIGIPLAQLARRLLRWARSAKQIVSVGGRYGWGGVTLARVERDGAGAGSQLANTGPDDVAAILFTSGSTGVPKGVVYRHRHFVGQIELLRNAFGMQPGGVDLPTFPPFALFDPALGLTSVIPDMDPTRPATADPRKLHDALNRFGVTQLFGSPALMRVLADYGQPLPKVRLATSAGAPVPPDVVATIRALLPADAQFWTPYGATECLPVAAIEGRTLDATRAATEAGAGTCVGQVVAPNEVRIIAIDDAAIADWSGARVLAMGEVGEITVAGPTTTDTYFNRDAATRIAKIRERSDDGSERIVHRMGDVGYFDAEGRLWFCGRKTHRVETARGPLYTEQVEPVFNVHPQVRRTALVGVGAAGQQQPVLCVELQPGVSVSAFADVQTALRALGAAHPHTAGIARFLRHPGFPVDIRHNAKIGREKLAVWAAQQRA; encoded by the coding sequence ATGACCACTCTCTGCAATATCGCGGCCACCTTGCCGCAGCTGGCGCGCGAGCGCCCCGATCAGATCGCCATTCGCTGCCCCGGCCGCCGCGCCGCCAATGGGTTTGCCGCCTACGACGTGACCTTGAGCTATGCCGAACTGGATGCACGCAGCGATGCGATCGCCGCCGGCCTGGCGCTGCACGGCATCGGCCGTGGCGCGCGCGCGGTGGTGATGGTGCGGCCGTCGCCGGAATTCTTCCTGCTGATGTTTGCCTTGTTCAAGGCCGGTGCGGTGCCGGTGCTGGTCGATCCGGGCATCGACAAGCGCGCGCTCAAACAGTGTCTGGACGAGGCGCAGCCGCAGGCGTTCATCGGCATTCCGCTTGCGCAGTTGGCGCGTCGTCTGCTGCGCTGGGCGCGCTCTGCAAAGCAGATCGTCAGCGTCGGTGGCCGTTACGGGTGGGGCGGGGTGACACTGGCGCGCGTGGAGCGCGATGGCGCCGGCGCCGGCAGTCAGCTGGCCAACACCGGGCCGGACGATGTGGCCGCCATCCTGTTCACCAGCGGCTCCACCGGCGTGCCCAAGGGCGTGGTTTACCGACACCGGCATTTCGTCGGCCAGATCGAGTTGCTGCGCAATGCCTTCGGCATGCAGCCGGGTGGCGTGGATCTGCCGACGTTCCCGCCGTTTGCCTTGTTCGATCCTGCTTTGGGGCTGACCTCGGTGATTCCGGACATGGATCCGACCCGCCCGGCCACTGCCGACCCGCGCAAGCTGCACGATGCACTCAACCGCTTCGGAGTGACGCAATTGTTCGGTTCGCCGGCATTGATGCGCGTGCTGGCCGACTACGGGCAGCCGCTGCCCAAGGTGCGCCTGGCGACGTCGGCAGGCGCACCGGTGCCGCCGGATGTGGTGGCCACCATCCGCGCGCTGCTGCCGGCGGATGCGCAATTCTGGACGCCGTATGGCGCCACCGAATGCCTGCCGGTGGCGGCAATCGAAGGCCGCACCCTGGACGCAACGCGCGCTGCCACCGAAGCCGGTGCCGGAACCTGTGTGGGACAGGTGGTCGCGCCCAATGAGGTGCGCATCATCGCCATCGACGATGCGGCCATTGCCGATTGGAGCGGCGCACGCGTGCTGGCCATGGGCGAAGTCGGCGAGATCACCGTCGCCGGCCCGACCACCACCGATACCTATTTCAATCGCGATGCGGCCACCCGCATCGCCAAGATCCGCGAGCGCAGCGACGATGGCAGCGAACGCATCGTGCACCGCATGGGCGATGTGGGCTATTTCGATGCAGAAGGACGCTTGTGGTTCTGCGGGCGCAAGACCCATCGCGTGGAAACGGCCAGAGGCCCGCTGTACACCGAGCAGGTGGAGCCGGTGTTCAACGTGCATCCCCAGGTGCGGCGCACCGCGCTGGTCGGTGTAGGCGCAGCCGGACAACAGCAACCGGTGCTGTGCGTGGAGTTGCAGCCTGGCGTATCGGTATCGGCCTTCGCGGACGTGCAAACCGCATTGCGTGCGCTGGGCGCCGCGCATCCGCATACCGCCGGTATCGCACGTTTCCTGCGGCATCCCGGTTTCCCGGTCGACATCCGCCACAACGCCAAGATCGGCCGCGAAAAACTGGCGGTCTGGGCGGCGCAACAGCGTGCGTAA
- a CDS encoding GNAT family N-acetyltransferase, producing the protein MSASQPRAVQAHDHAALLALNNAHATALSLLDADGLAALLQLAWHASVIPPADGLLIALDQSADYANANFAWLSKRFARFVYVDRIVIGVHARRRGLAGQLYADLIRSARAAAQPRLVCEVNLSPPNPASLALHRQLGFMPIGDAMLAGGKQVQYLEKLL; encoded by the coding sequence ATGAGCGCCTCGCAGCCGCGCGCAGTGCAGGCGCACGACCATGCCGCATTGCTCGCACTCAACAATGCCCATGCCACCGCACTGTCGTTGCTCGATGCCGATGGGCTGGCTGCGTTGTTGCAGCTGGCATGGCATGCCAGCGTGATCCCGCCGGCAGACGGCCTGTTGATCGCACTGGATCAGAGCGCTGACTACGCCAATGCCAACTTTGCGTGGCTATCGAAGCGCTTTGCGCGCTTTGTCTATGTGGACCGCATCGTGATCGGCGTCCATGCGCGTCGACGCGGCCTTGCCGGGCAGCTGTACGCCGACCTCATCCGCAGCGCGCGTGCGGCAGCGCAGCCGCGCCTGGTGTGCGAAGTGAATCTGAGCCCGCCCAATCCGGCATCGCTGGCGTTGCATCGGCAACTGGGATTCATGCCAATCGGCGATGCGATGCTGGCTGGTGGCAAGCAGGTGCAATACCTGGAAAAACTGCTGTGA
- a CDS encoding DUF1328 domain-containing protein has protein sequence MLHYAIIFFVIAIIAAVLGFSGIAGAATNIAWILFVVFLILAVISMFRRGKV, from the coding sequence ATGCTGCATTACGCCATCATCTTCTTCGTCATCGCCATCATCGCCGCTGTGCTGGGCTTCAGCGGTATCGCCGGTGCGGCGACCAACATTGCCTGGATCCTGTTCGTGGTGTTCCTGATCCTGGCAGTGATCTCGATGTTCCGTCGCGGCAAGGTCTAA
- a CDS encoding DUF4156 domain-containing protein → MRVLMLSVLVATTTAACTWVPIEQSGKSVQVLPAGPVPAGCQQQGEVVVSVKSKVGFYNRNPLRVQEELETLARNEAPGANANAVQAQGQPADGSQRFNAFRCPPR, encoded by the coding sequence ATGCGCGTGCTGATGCTGTCTGTTCTGGTTGCCACCACCACCGCGGCGTGCACCTGGGTGCCGATCGAACAAAGCGGCAAGAGCGTGCAGGTATTGCCCGCAGGCCCTGTGCCGGCTGGCTGTCAGCAGCAGGGCGAGGTGGTGGTGTCGGTCAAGAGCAAGGTCGGCTTCTACAACCGCAACCCGCTGCGCGTGCAGGAGGAGCTGGAAACGCTGGCGCGCAACGAGGCCCCGGGTGCCAATGCCAATGCCGTGCAGGCACAAGGCCAACCGGCCGACGGAAGCCAGCGCTTCAACGCCTTCCGCTGCCCGCCGCGCTGA
- a CDS encoding YkgJ family cysteine cluster protein, with the protein MAHPCLTCGACCAYFRVSFHWSEADPALGGRVPIELTDSLRTHERVMRGTSQSQPRCIALDADIGRYSRCSIHDRRPSSCAAVPASLEFGQRSAQCDKSRLAHGLHALTQDDWIGVDDAQRNPLPVP; encoded by the coding sequence ATGGCACACCCCTGCCTTACCTGCGGCGCTTGCTGCGCCTATTTCCGCGTCAGTTTCCACTGGAGCGAAGCCGATCCCGCATTGGGCGGCAGGGTACCGATCGAACTGACCGACTCCTTGCGCACGCACGAGCGCGTGATGCGCGGCACCTCGCAATCGCAACCGCGCTGCATCGCCCTGGATGCCGACATCGGCCGCTATAGCCGCTGCAGCATCCACGACCGCCGCCCGTCCTCCTGCGCCGCCGTGCCGGCGTCGCTGGAATTCGGCCAGCGCAGTGCGCAATGCGACAAGTCGCGCCTGGCGCATGGTCTGCATGCGCTGACGCAGGACGATTGGATCGGCGTGGACGATGCGCAGCGCAATCCGCTGCCAGTGCCGTGA
- a CDS encoding tRNA (cytidine(34)-2'-O)-methyltransferase → MPAPVLDVILFQPEIPPNTGNVIRLCANTGARLHLIEPLGFDLSDKQLKRAGLDYHEYATLQVHADLPAALAAIAPTRVFALSTRSTVRYDTPQFADGDAFLFGPETRGLPAEVLESIPPQHRLRLPMRPDNRSLNLSNTVAVMVFEAWRQWNFAGGQ, encoded by the coding sequence ATGCCAGCACCCGTCCTCGATGTCATCCTGTTCCAACCGGAAATTCCGCCCAACACGGGCAATGTGATTCGCTTGTGCGCCAACACCGGCGCGCGCCTGCACCTGATCGAGCCACTGGGCTTTGACCTCAGCGACAAGCAGCTCAAGCGCGCCGGCCTGGACTACCACGAATACGCAACCCTGCAAGTGCACGCCGATCTGCCTGCTGCATTGGCTGCCATCGCGCCCACGCGCGTGTTTGCGCTGAGTACGCGCAGCACGGTGCGCTACGACACACCGCAATTCGCCGATGGCGATGCGTTCTTGTTTGGCCCGGAAACCCGCGGCCTGCCGGCCGAGGTGCTGGAGTCGATCCCGCCGCAGCATCGTCTGCGCCTGCCGATGCGCCCGGACAACCGCAGCCTCAACCTGTCCAACACCGTTGCTGTGATGGTGTTCGAAGCCTGGCGGCAGTGGAACTTCGCCGGCGGTCAGTAA
- a CDS encoding 3-oxoacyl-ACP synthase III: MLFQNVSIAGLAHIDAPHTLTSKEINERLQPTYDRLGIKTDVLGDVAGIHARRLWDQDVQASDAATQAARKALLDAGIGIEKIGLLVNTSVSRDYLEPSTASIVSGNLGVGDHCVTFDVANACLAFINGMDIAARMLERGEIDYALVVDGETANLVYEKTLERMTSPDVTEEEFRNELAALTLGCGAAAMVMARTELVPDAPRYKGGVTRSATEWNKLCRGNLDRMVTDTRLLLIEGIKLAQKTFLAAKQAMGWAVDELDQFVIHQVSRPHTASFVKSFGIDPAKVMTIFGEHGNIGPASVPIVLSKLKELGRLKKGDRIALMGIGSGLNCSMAEVVW, encoded by the coding sequence ATGCTCTTCCAGAATGTCTCCATCGCGGGACTGGCGCATATTGATGCGCCGCACACGCTGACTTCCAAGGAAATCAACGAGCGCCTGCAACCGACCTACGACCGCCTCGGAATCAAGACCGACGTGTTGGGCGACGTTGCCGGCATCCATGCACGGCGCTTGTGGGACCAGGATGTCCAGGCCTCGGACGCTGCCACCCAGGCTGCGCGCAAGGCACTGCTCGACGCCGGCATCGGTATCGAGAAGATCGGCCTGCTGGTCAACACCTCAGTGAGCCGCGACTACCTGGAGCCGTCCACCGCCTCCATCGTGTCCGGCAACCTCGGGGTCGGCGACCACTGCGTCACCTTCGACGTCGCCAACGCCTGCCTTGCCTTCATCAACGGCATGGACATCGCCGCGCGCATGCTCGAGCGTGGCGAGATCGACTATGCGCTGGTCGTCGACGGCGAGACCGCCAACCTGGTGTACGAGAAGACCCTCGAGCGCATGACCTCGCCCGACGTCACCGAAGAAGAATTCCGCAATGAACTCGCTGCGCTGACCCTGGGCTGCGGTGCCGCGGCCATGGTCATGGCGCGCACCGAGCTGGTGCCCGACGCGCCGCGCTACAAGGGCGGCGTGACCCGTTCGGCCACCGAGTGGAACAAGCTGTGCCGCGGCAACCTGGACCGCATGGTCACCGACACCCGCCTGCTGCTGATCGAAGGCATCAAGCTGGCGCAGAAGACCTTCCTGGCGGCCAAGCAGGCGATGGGCTGGGCGGTGGACGAGCTGGACCAGTTCGTCATCCACCAGGTCAGCCGCCCGCACACCGCCTCGTTCGTGAAGTCGTTCGGCATCGACCCGGCCAAGGTCATGACCATCTTCGGCGAACACGGCAACATCGGCCCGGCTTCGGTGCCGATCGTGCTGAGCAAACTCAAGGAGCTCGGCCGCTTGAAGAAGGGCGACCGGATCGCGCTGATGGGGATTGGTTCTGGCCTGAACTGCTCGATGGCGGAAGTGGTCTGGTAA
- a CDS encoding alpha/beta fold hydrolase — protein sequence MNYPGYPFTPQRLEVRPGIAMSYLDEGPRDGEVVVMLHGNPSWSYLWRHLVSGLSDRYRCIVPDHIGMGLSDKPDDAPDAQPRYDYTLQSRVDDLDTLLRHLGITGSITLAVHDWGGMIGFGWALSHHAQVKRLVITNTAAFPLPPEKPMPWQIAMGRHWRPGEWFIRTFNAFSSGASWFGVSRRMPSAVRRAYVAPYDTWRNRISTIRFMQDIPLSPADKGWSLLERSAQALPSFADRPAFIAWGLRDICFDKHFLAGFRQALPNAEVTAFDDANHYVLEDKHEVLVPAIRTFLDTHPL from the coding sequence ATGAACTACCCCGGCTATCCCTTCACTCCCCAGCGCCTTGAGGTGCGTCCCGGCATTGCGATGTCGTATCTGGACGAAGGTCCGCGCGATGGCGAGGTGGTCGTGATGCTGCACGGCAATCCGTCGTGGAGCTATTTGTGGCGGCATCTGGTCAGCGGTCTTTCCGATCGCTACCGCTGCATCGTGCCGGACCATATCGGCATGGGGCTGTCCGACAAGCCGGACGATGCGCCCGACGCGCAGCCGCGCTACGACTACACCTTGCAATCGCGCGTGGACGATCTGGATACCTTGCTGCGGCATCTGGGCATCACTGGGTCGATCACGCTGGCCGTGCACGATTGGGGCGGCATGATCGGGTTCGGCTGGGCGTTGTCGCATCACGCGCAGGTCAAGCGCCTGGTGATCACCAACACCGCCGCCTTCCCGTTGCCGCCGGAGAAACCGATGCCGTGGCAGATCGCGATGGGTCGGCATTGGCGGCCAGGCGAATGGTTCATCCGCACCTTCAATGCGTTTTCGTCCGGTGCTTCATGGTTTGGCGTGTCGCGGCGCATGCCCTCGGCCGTGCGCCGCGCCTATGTCGCGCCCTACGACACCTGGCGCAATCGCATCTCCACGATCCGTTTCATGCAGGACATTCCGCTGTCGCCGGCCGACAAGGGCTGGTCGTTGCTGGAGCGCTCCGCACAGGCCTTGCCGTCGTTTGCCGACCGCCCCGCGTTCATCGCCTGGGGCCTGCGCGACATCTGCTTCGACAAGCACTTCCTGGCCGGTTTTCGCCAGGCATTGCCGAACGCCGAGGTGACCGCGTTCGACGATGCCAATCACTACGTGCTGGAAGACAAGCACGAGGTGCTGGTGCCGGCGATTCGCACGTTCCTGGATACGCATCCGCTGTAA